A window of Candidatus Thorarchaeota archaeon contains these coding sequences:
- a CDS encoding GTP-binding protein, giving the protein MTSWRVEELSDQVAYLFKVVFLGDPAVGKTSLVGRYVYDSFEHDYLATIGTDIHVKLVDLGDISVKLVVWDIAGQDNFAQLRKAYFQNASGAFFVFDTTRPETLDRIDDWLSALHDVTGTIPLVMCENKIDLVSEVSRERVDKVVEKYDVDFVRTSAKEDTNVEEAFTKMTKEMIERARNRKIPQT; this is encoded by the coding sequence TTGACATCTTGGAGAGTTGAGGAACTGTCTGATCAGGTAGCCTATTTGTTCAAAGTGGTATTTCTGGGAGACCCAGCCGTAGGCAAAACGAGTTTAGTAGGCCGGTATGTGTACGATTCATTTGAACATGATTATTTGGCGACCATTGGTACTGATATCCATGTCAAGCTTGTTGATCTAGGAGACATATCTGTGAAGCTGGTCGTGTGGGACATTGCTGGTCAGGACAACTTCGCTCAGCTGAGAAAGGCATATTTCCAGAACGCTTCTGGAGCTTTCTTCGTTTTTGATACAACCCGGCCTGAAACCCTTGATCGGATTGATGATTGGCTCAGTGCATTGCACGACGTTACAGGGACGATACCGCTGGTCATGTGCGAGAACAAAATCGATCTGGTCAGTGAAGTGTCAAGAGAACGCGTTGACAAAGTGGTTGAAAAGTACGATGTCGATTTCGTCCGTACAAGCGCGAAAGAGGATACCAATGTCGAGGAAGCTTTCACCAAGATGACAAAAGAAATGATTGAGCGTGCTAGGAACCGCAAAATCCCCCAGACGTAG
- a CDS encoding sugar phosphate isomerase/epimerase, protein MRIGTFARETKQVKQAMEYDPDFIDLRLDLNHSIDFSETTEILQKYDVPCTLHLPSSPEWTPMDLPRSVIPFIDIGGNIGAELVTIHTALSPLFYSDKVIDQFLQAVPLACKAAKEAGVTLAVETLGLYYTELTLLFDRCPDIQIALDIGHGQIFAMKNRALAIIDSYMDRIELINLHDNHGSKMVEEVYEIRKEREVSRDEMRDMARDYDTHLPLGEGEIDFDPVLQKLKENSYDGRFLMMCADPSRFPEERETFKSMWMNV, encoded by the coding sequence ATGAGAATAGGTACATTTGCGAGAGAGACAAAACAGGTCAAACAGGCCATGGAATATGACCCGGATTTCATCGACTTGAGGCTAGATTTGAATCACAGTATAGATTTCTCTGAAACTACCGAGATTCTACAGAAATATGATGTGCCATGCACTCTTCATCTTCCCTCAAGCCCTGAGTGGACACCCATGGACCTACCACGAAGTGTCATTCCGTTTATAGACATCGGAGGCAACATCGGTGCTGAGCTTGTGACGATACACACAGCACTTTCTCCGTTGTTCTATTCTGACAAGGTCATAGATCAGTTCCTTCAAGCTGTACCGCTTGCCTGCAAAGCAGCAAAGGAAGCTGGTGTTACACTTGCGGTAGAGACCCTTGGGCTTTACTATACAGAACTCACTTTACTATTCGACAGATGCCCAGATATTCAAATTGCACTTGACATTGGTCACGGACAGATATTCGCTATGAAGAATCGTGCTCTTGCAATCATAGACTCCTATATGGATCGGATAGAATTGATCAATCTGCATGATAACCATGGCAGTAAAATGGTTGAGGAGGTCTACGAGATTCGAAAAGAACGGGAAGTATCTCGAGATGAGATGCGTGATATGGCACGTGACTATGATACACATCTCCCACTTGGAGAAGGCGAGATAGATTTTGACCCAGTGTTACAGAAGTTAAAAGAAAACTCCTATGACGGCCGATTCCTCATGATGTGTGCAGACCCGTCCCGCTTCCCTGAAGAACGAGAGACCTTCAAGTCAATGTGGATGAATGTCTAG
- a CDS encoding zinc ribbon domain-containing protein — MRICQNCGKANQVTRKYCIRCGKRLVTQSKPSSSKPSQPEPQPARQQVAASETEVEEAPSEPTPEETDTSSSNVTSGDEWVRPSEVARNRVRHGRTARKSELEKAQDAFARGDQALVDDDRPGIVETRMLRASEVHELMKEPAEVAQPEPQAMPKSEAPTQGQVESQAETTAQTATETPAQPQIEQKPRSSSHEEEVERRILGSESAFMKQQEEAAQAEEISAQELQEPEPVPRTISSEFQSSRYTQEGAEATAQSIDAEELDSIPLDETGEFEPQAPPSQREISDVENEYVATCPECGNVFGVDEFTYPDMVYKEMGDARLKQARFFVVQGKDGKAQEILRIARSLFEKADDEDGLKQVDKLVDSLVDLS; from the coding sequence TTGAGGATATGTCAGAATTGTGGAAAGGCGAACCAAGTAACTAGGAAGTATTGTATTAGGTGTGGGAAGCGCCTAGTTACGCAGAGTAAACCGTCAAGTTCGAAGCCTTCTCAACCAGAGCCGCAACCTGCTAGGCAGCAAGTAGCTGCTTCTGAGACTGAAGTTGAGGAAGCACCTTCAGAGCCGACTCCCGAAGAAACCGACACTTCGTCATCTAATGTTACATCGGGAGATGAATGGGTAAGACCTAGTGAAGTAGCTCGTAACAGGGTACGACATGGCAGAACTGCAAGAAAATCTGAACTTGAGAAAGCGCAAGACGCTTTTGCCCGGGGAGATCAAGCTCTTGTTGATGACGATCGCCCAGGAATTGTAGAGACTAGAATGCTTAGAGCCAGTGAAGTTCATGAATTGATGAAAGAGCCAGCGGAGGTTGCCCAACCCGAACCGCAAGCAATGCCCAAATCGGAGGCACCAACTCAAGGCCAAGTCGAAAGTCAAGCTGAAACCACGGCTCAAACTGCCACTGAAACTCCAGCTCAGCCACAGATTGAACAGAAGCCTCGCTCGAGCTCACATGAGGAAGAGGTCGAACGTCGAATCTTAGGATCAGAATCTGCTTTTATGAAGCAACAAGAAGAAGCAGCTCAGGCTGAAGAGATTAGTGCACAAGAATTACAGGAACCAGAACCGGTTCCAAGAACTATATCCTCTGAATTCCAGTCCTCGAGATACACTCAGGAGGGAGCAGAGGCTACAGCTCAGTCCATAGATGCTGAAGAGCTCGACAGCATACCTTTGGACGAAACTGGCGAATTTGAACCTCAAGCACCACCTTCCCAGAGAGAGATTTCCGATGTGGAAAACGAATATGTAGCCACCTGTCCCGAATGTGGGAACGTCTTTGGAGTTGATGAATTCACCTATCCAGACATGGTTTACAAAGAAATGGGCGATGCACGTCTCAAGCAAGCACGGTTCTTTGTTGTGCAAGGAAAAGATGGAAAAGCACAAGAAATCCTTAGGATTGCGCGCTCCCTCTTCGAGAAAGCAGATGATGAGGACGGATTGAAGCAGGTTGACAAGCTCGTTGATAGTCTTGTAGACCTGAGCTAG
- a CDS encoding winged helix-turn-helix transcriptional regulator, producing the protein MPAEDRLTDEEKEALQGDLRNATLSDDELRALAGGATVEGEAITPVDDSGDMVSSAASALEFVDSLEAEERLSDQIKTEDALEGYDALLNKLENLRSDISSLQRGVVSIFAAQLLTFRGKVVELKSRISEEMVDRLKMKFFKSFIETTFVDIVDDEFSTLEKNLVDKIVEQTQRQFKEFAARVRESEIDLRTTIVEQQDVVRSFMQTLEEETAAQREKLREKEQEVVELEKEIRRLREQVGEGKTVDALKQEYERKINSLDDEITSLKRQILQKDDQLEERTEELRGANEKIEDLRAELGETRSQLEVYKTELEQVETSPQISADKAEEYESQIQMFEQSLQEKRQDNEEYLARITRLEEELNDEVQEREAAEEMAKKRLKELESVQDRIDEVTQLEEEIYNLKQELDSAKEDISVLKEQKQGFKKASKLMEKERDLALEQRDIAYERMERYIDVIKSEARTKALLLVDEVGSITFKELAKSLGKPVGLVTKYVRELEKLGVLEIEGEKAVSTLEQPEEFEGEIVIDDEEEEES; encoded by the coding sequence ATGCCAGCCGAGGATCGATTAACCGACGAAGAAAAAGAGGCATTACAAGGCGATCTCAGGAACGCAACTCTATCAGACGATGAGCTTCGCGCCCTTGCTGGTGGAGCGACTGTTGAAGGAGAGGCAATCACGCCGGTTGACGATTCTGGGGACATGGTTTCCTCAGCTGCCTCTGCTTTAGAATTCGTGGATAGTCTTGAAGCTGAAGAACGCTTATCTGATCAAATCAAAACAGAAGATGCTCTTGAAGGATATGATGCTCTTCTCAACAAGCTGGAAAATCTGCGTTCAGATATATCCTCCCTTCAGCGCGGAGTTGTCAGTATATTTGCAGCTCAGCTTTTGACATTCAGAGGCAAAGTAGTTGAGCTAAAATCACGCATATCAGAAGAAATGGTAGACCGCCTCAAAATGAAATTCTTCAAGAGTTTCATTGAAACAACCTTTGTTGACATAGTTGATGACGAATTCTCCACCTTAGAGAAAAATCTTGTTGACAAAATTGTTGAACAGACGCAGCGACAATTCAAAGAATTTGCAGCTCGTGTAAGAGAATCGGAGATAGATCTTAGAACCACCATTGTTGAACAGCAAGATGTTGTTCGCTCCTTCATGCAAACACTAGAAGAAGAAACTGCTGCACAAAGAGAGAAACTCCGAGAGAAGGAGCAAGAAGTCGTTGAACTGGAGAAAGAAATCCGTCGGTTGCGCGAGCAGGTTGGGGAGGGTAAAACGGTTGATGCTCTCAAGCAGGAGTATGAACGCAAAATCAACTCACTAGATGATGAAATTACCTCACTGAAGAGACAAATCCTACAGAAGGACGATCAGCTGGAAGAAAGGACTGAGGAGCTCAGAGGAGCGAATGAAAAAATAGAAGATCTCCGTGCTGAACTTGGCGAAACGCGCAGCCAGCTTGAAGTGTACAAAACTGAGCTTGAGCAGGTTGAAACAAGCCCTCAAATTAGCGCTGATAAAGCGGAGGAATATGAAAGCCAGATTCAGATGTTTGAGCAGAGCCTACAAGAGAAGAGACAAGATAACGAGGAGTATCTTGCCCGGATTACAAGGCTGGAAGAAGAGCTCAATGACGAAGTTCAGGAAAGAGAAGCCGCAGAAGAAATGGCCAAGAAGCGTCTGAAAGAATTGGAATCAGTTCAGGATAGAATCGACGAGGTAACCCAGTTAGAAGAAGAGATATACAACCTCAAACAGGAACTTGATAGTGCTAAAGAAGACATTTCTGTGCTTAAAGAACAAAAGCAAGGTTTCAAGAAGGCAAGCAAGCTCATGGAGAAAGAAAGAGATCTTGCGCTTGAACAACGTGACATTGCATATGAGCGTATGGAGCGATACATCGATGTTATCAAGAGTGAAGCAAGGACCAAGGCATTGCTGCTTGTTGATGAAGTTGGTTCCATTACCTTCAAGGAATTGGCGAAATCTCTAGGTAAGCCTGTTGGTCTTGTTACCAAATATGTTCGTGAGCTGGAAAAATTAGGCGTTCTGGAGATTGAGGGGGAAAAAGCTGTCTCAACCCTAGAACAGCCCGAGGAATTTGAGGGTGAGATTGTTATAGATGATGAAGAGGAGGAAGAATCTTAG